The Suricata suricatta isolate VVHF042 chromosome 4, meerkat_22Aug2017_6uvM2_HiC, whole genome shotgun sequence genome includes a region encoding these proteins:
- the AMER2 gene encoding APC membrane recruitment protein 2, with amino-acid sequence MTTLVSAVGSRLCRLLWPRTHANSAAQSRAGSEAPTADDACRTGDVPVQPVPPVDPECGSGGGRAAAVPDPSSVDPPSDPSADRICLMFSDVTSLKSFDSLTGCGDIIADQEDEAGPSCDKHAPGPGKPGLSKEKPGGVVAYQGGGEEMASPDGLDDTCLQEFWDMLSQTEDRGQGPAEGAAPAAAAPDARVVPEPPKEAKDAPSGRHRRLSRIPTELHRKEEPKPPEKEQQEAVHNSDEGYWDSSTPGPEDDSTCSGRKATIPRDSYSGDALYDLYAEPDGGPAAAPASEETSCASRLKPVSPVTITCPLRTPGSLLKDSKIPISIKHLANLPSSHPVVHQQAVRSEMPRTKIPVSKVLVRRVSSRALAGTTIRAAACHDSAKKL; translated from the exons ATGACGACTCTGGTTTCTGCAGTGGGCTCGAGGCTCTGTCGCCTGCTCTGGCCGCGCACACACGCTAACTCTGCGGCACAAAGCCGAGCCGGATCGGAA GCGCCGACGGCCGACGACGCCTGCAGGACAGGTGACGTTCCGGTACAGCCCGTCCCGCCGGTCGACCCGGAgtgcggcagcggcggcggccgAGCGGCGGCCGTCCCCGACCCGTCCTCTGTCGATCCGCCCTCAGACCCGTCGGCCGATCGtatttgtttgatgttttctgACGTGACTTCACTGAAAAGCTTTGACTCTCTTACAGGCTGTGGAGATATTATTGCAGACCAAGAGGACGAGGCAGGTCCCAGCTGTGACAAGCATGCCCCCGGGCCAGGCAAGCCAGGTCTGTCTAAAGAGAAGCCGGGCGGCGTGGTGGCCTACCAAGGAGGCGGGGAGGAGATGGCGAGCCCGGATGGGCTGGACGACACCTGTCTCCAGGAGTTCTGGGACATGCTGTCCCAGACGGAGGACCGAGGACAGGGGCCCGCGGAGGGCGCGGccccggcggcggcggccccGGACGCACGGGTGGTGCCCGAGCCCCCCAAAGAGGCCAAGGACGCGCCGTCGGGCAGGCACAGGCGGCTCAGCCGGATTCCCACCGAGCTCCACCGCAAGGAGGAGCCCAAGCCCCCGGAGAAGGAGCAGCAGGAAGCCGTCCACAACAGTGACGAGGGCTACTGGGATTCCAGCACTCCGGGCCCTGAGGACGACAGCACCTGCAGCGGCAGGAAGGCGACCATCCCGCGTGACAGCTACAGTGGCGACGCGCTCTACGACCTCTACGCGGAGCCGGACGGAGGCCCGGCGGCGGCTCCCGCCAGCGAGGAGACGTCCTGCGCGTCCCGGTTAAAGCCCGTGTCCCCGGTCACCATCACCTGCCCGCTGCGGACGCCGGGCAGTCTGCTGAAGGACTCTAAGATCCCGATCAGCATCAAGCACCTCGCGAACCTTCCATCCAGCCATCCCGTCGTGCACCAGCAAGCAGTCAGGAGTGAGATGCCCAGAACAAAAATCCCCGTTTCCAAAGTGCTGGTCCGCAGGGTCAGCAGCAGGGCCTTGGCTGGGACCACCATCCGGGCAGCGGCGTGCCACGACAGTGCCAAAAAGTTGTGA